In Bacteroidales bacterium, the following are encoded in one genomic region:
- a CDS encoding DUF5063 domain-containing protein, whose protein sequence is MNNHPEEAYRSRQVIEFLTVANEYCLFLEKAQGYGKEKLLDFTSKISPLLYLKGTLLPPAETGEPGAGERFVTQEHWQTLFLMLHETLGADDLFWYATPESDGQVALVKASLAEHLADIYQDMKDFVLLYQKNLRNSQEIAASEIRLLFSSHWGIRIAQIQRHVHSLLHGEPDEGSEELKELLSGI, encoded by the coding sequence ATGAACAACCACCCGGAAGAAGCCTACAGATCCCGCCAGGTCATCGAATTCCTGACCGTTGCCAATGAATATTGCCTGTTTCTGGAAAAGGCACAGGGATATGGAAAAGAGAAATTGCTCGACTTTACCAGCAAAATCAGTCCGTTGCTTTATCTCAAGGGAACTCTTTTACCGCCGGCAGAAACCGGGGAACCAGGAGCAGGTGAACGCTTCGTGACGCAAGAACATTGGCAGACCCTTTTTCTGATGTTGCATGAAACCCTGGGAGCGGATGACCTTTTCTGGTATGCGACCCCGGAAAGCGATGGACAGGTTGCCCTTGTCAAAGCAAGCCTGGCTGAACACCTGGCTGACATCTATCAGGACATGAAGGACTTTGTGCTTCTTTACCAGAAAAACCTGCGCAATTCACAAGAAATTGCAGCCAGTGAGATCAGGCTGCTTTTTTCCTCGCACTGGGGCATCCGTATCGCGCAGATACAGCGCCACGTGCATTCCCTACTCCATGGAGAACCGGATGAAGGCAGTGAAGAACTGAAGGAGTTGCTTTCCGGAATTTGA
- the feoB gene encoding ferrous iron transport protein B: MSKSTQGKRGLTEKLDWIFTHRIWGFPVFFVTLWIMFVGTFRIGAFPMHWIESGVTALSAFLNTLMAESMLKDLLINGIISGIGGVIVFLPNILLLFFFISLMEETGYMARSVYIMDPIMHQLGLHGRSFIPMIMGFGCNVPAILAARSVENRDSRLITVLINPFFSCSARLPVYVLLISAFFPSRAGTMLFLIYLIGIVLAIITALILKRTLFTSEHLPYQKDLPPFRVPGLKRTLQSMWDNGVAYLKKISGVILIATMVIWALGYFPRNRDHSADYGTQLAELNKKYESEIRLTDPNDRDRLKELRRSREEQTRQLSLQQNAEQHEKSYIGQIGKWIEPALRPLGFDWKMGISLLSGIPAKEIVVSTMGVLYQAGQDQSDRSSSSLVEKLQNQVYPTGSRTGQPVFTPLVAFGFMVFILIYFPCIGTIATISKVAGSWKWGAFTVVYSTSLAWLMAFLIHQIGSIIL; encoded by the coding sequence TTGTCGAAAAGCACTCAGGGCAAAAGGGGACTGACCGAAAAGCTGGACTGGATATTTACACACAGGATCTGGGGATTTCCTGTCTTTTTTGTCACCCTCTGGATCATGTTTGTGGGCACCTTCCGCATCGGTGCCTTTCCAATGCACTGGATCGAGTCGGGTGTCACGGCGCTTTCTGCTTTTTTAAACACCCTGATGGCGGAGAGCATGCTGAAAGATTTGCTGATCAATGGGATCATCAGCGGCATAGGCGGTGTCATCGTATTTCTTCCCAACATCCTTCTCCTGTTCTTCTTCATATCCCTGATGGAAGAAACAGGTTACATGGCCCGGTCGGTGTACATCATGGATCCGATCATGCACCAGTTAGGGCTGCACGGCCGTTCCTTCATTCCCATGATCATGGGCTTCGGGTGCAACGTACCGGCGATCCTTGCCGCACGTTCCGTTGAGAACCGGGATAGCCGCCTGATCACCGTGCTGATCAATCCGTTTTTTTCCTGCAGTGCACGCTTACCTGTTTACGTGTTGCTCATCAGTGCCTTTTTCCCTTCTCGCGCCGGGACCATGCTGTTCCTGATCTATCTAATCGGAATCGTACTTGCCATCATCACGGCACTAATCCTGAAGCGAACCCTTTTCACGTCGGAGCACCTGCCATATCAAAAGGATCTCCCCCCCTTCCGTGTACCTGGACTGAAGCGAACACTGCAAAGTATGTGGGACAACGGCGTGGCGTACCTGAAAAAGATCAGCGGTGTGATCCTGATCGCCACCATGGTGATTTGGGCACTGGGTTACTTTCCAAGAAACAGGGACCATTCAGCGGATTATGGGACTCAGCTGGCCGAATTGAATAAAAAATATGAATCAGAAATCCGGCTGACTGATCCGAACGATCGGGACCGGCTGAAAGAACTGCGGAGAAGCCGTGAGGAGCAGACAAGGCAACTTTCGCTTCAGCAGAATGCTGAACAACACGAAAAATCCTATATTGGACAGATCGGTAAGTGGATCGAACCGGCGCTGCGCCCCCTGGGATTCGACTGGAAGATGGGGATCAGCCTGCTATCGGGAATCCCTGCCAAGGAAATTGTCGTGAGCACCATGGGGGTATTATACCAGGCCGGTCAGGATCAGAGCGATCGTTCATCTTCTTCCCTGGTTGAAAAATTGCAAAACCAGGTTTACCCGACGGGATCCAGGACCGGGCAGCCGGTATTCACTCCCCTGGTGGCTTTTGGATTCATGGTCTTCATCCTGATCTATTTTCCCTGCATCGGAACCATTGCTACGATCTCAAAGGTAGCCGGTTCGTGGAAATGGGGTGCATTTACCGTGGTGTATTCCACTTCACTTGCCTGGCTGATGGCATTCCTGATCCATCAGATCGGCTCAATCATTCTATAA
- a CDS encoding tetratricopeptide repeat protein, with translation MKDLFLALLLPLVVLSACHNRTPPDDIPHQATASVSLTAGSLNDSARLLLAEDRINEALSTISQALTLDPDNPGLFVTLSDIYLGMNNPVKAKDALNKATDLDPLHPVACFKMGYLHLVLQDHGLAREYFKKAAALRPVYPEACFHLGLSYLETGDTSLAIESFQKAVQQDQYYRDAYVMLGSLLAPKSTEIAAGYYQNAIRIDSTNTQVLYNLGMLMQESGNDQRAEEMYHRILALDSSYFLASYNLGYICLVRREDYRMAIHFFDLTLRMNPSYVDALYNRGLCHEILNEKVKARLDYQEALRLSPNYPRAVEGLNRLDE, from the coding sequence ATGAAAGATCTTTTCCTGGCGCTCCTTTTACCGCTTGTCGTGCTGTCAGCCTGTCATAACCGGACTCCACCCGATGACATCCCTCACCAGGCAACGGCATCCGTTTCCCTGACTGCCGGGTCCCTCAACGACAGCGCCCGTTTATTGCTGGCGGAGGATCGGATCAACGAAGCCCTGAGCACCATCAGCCAGGCTCTGACACTTGACCCGGACAATCCCGGGCTTTTTGTTACACTATCGGATATCTATCTGGGAATGAACAATCCAGTCAAGGCAAAAGATGCACTGAACAAGGCAACCGATCTGGATCCTCTTCATCCGGTAGCTTGCTTCAAAATGGGTTATCTGCACCTGGTGCTTCAGGACCACGGCCTGGCCAGGGAATATTTTAAAAAGGCAGCGGCACTCCGGCCAGTGTATCCCGAGGCCTGTTTTCACCTGGGCCTCTCGTACCTTGAAACCGGTGACACAAGCCTTGCCATTGAGTCCTTTCAGAAGGCCGTCCAGCAGGATCAGTATTACAGGGATGCTTATGTCATGCTTGGCTCCCTCCTTGCGCCGAAAAGTACCGAGATTGCCGCCGGCTACTACCAGAACGCGATCAGGATCGATTCAACAAACACCCAGGTGCTTTACAACCTGGGGATGCTTATGCAGGAATCTGGAAACGATCAACGGGCGGAGGAAATGTACCACCGGATCCTGGCCCTGGATTCAAGTTACTTCCTGGCTTCCTATAATCTTGGATACATCTGTCTTGTCAGACGGGAGGACTACCGCATGGCCATTCATTTTTTTGACCTTACGCTACGGATGAATCCCTCCTACGTGGATGCATTATACAACAGGGGGCTGTGTCATGAAATCCTGAATGAGAAGGTCAAAGCCAGGCTGGATTACCAGGAGGCACTGCGCCTGTCACCAAATTATCCCCGCGCAGTGGAGGGATTGAACCGCCTGGACGAATGA
- the recA gene encoding recombinase RecA, producing MASDENVNNREKLKALQLVIDKMEKEYGKGTIMKLGDNVVVQVGIISTGSIALDNALGIGGLPRGRVIEIYGPESSGKTTLALHAIAEAQKAGGIAAFIDAEHAFDRFYAQKLGVDIENLLISQPDNGEQALEITENLIRSGAIDIIVIDSVAALTPKSEIEGEMGDSKLGLQARLMSQALRKLTATISKTHTSCVFINQLREKIGVMFGNPETTTGGNALKFYASVRLDIRKTTQIKDGENITGNRARVKVVKNKLAPPFRIAEFDIIYGEGISKMGEIIDLGTDHNIIKKSGTWFSYGETRLGQGRDTVKKLLMDNPELAQELEKKVREALTATA from the coding sequence ATGGCATCAGATGAAAACGTGAACAACAGGGAAAAGCTGAAGGCTCTGCAGCTGGTTATTGATAAGATGGAAAAGGAATATGGCAAAGGTACCATCATGAAGCTGGGTGACAATGTAGTCGTTCAGGTGGGCATAATTTCCACCGGCTCCATTGCCCTGGATAATGCACTGGGGATCGGAGGGTTGCCCCGGGGGAGGGTCATCGAGATCTACGGACCCGAATCCTCCGGCAAGACGACCCTGGCACTCCACGCCATCGCCGAGGCTCAAAAAGCCGGTGGCATTGCTGCCTTCATCGATGCCGAACATGCCTTCGACCGTTTTTATGCCCAAAAACTGGGTGTGGATATTGAAAACCTGTTGATCTCCCAGCCGGATAACGGTGAACAGGCCCTGGAGATCACCGAGAACCTGATACGGAGCGGCGCCATCGATATCATTGTCATCGATTCTGTGGCTGCCCTTACCCCAAAAAGTGAGATCGAAGGCGAAATGGGCGACTCAAAACTGGGCCTGCAGGCCCGTCTGATGTCACAAGCCCTTCGGAAACTAACGGCCACCATCAGCAAGACCCATACAAGCTGCGTTTTTATCAATCAGTTACGCGAAAAGATCGGGGTGATGTTCGGTAACCCGGAAACGACAACAGGAGGGAATGCCCTGAAATTTTATGCCTCTGTCCGTCTCGACATCCGAAAGACCACCCAGATCAAGGATGGGGAGAACATCACCGGTAACCGGGCCAGGGTGAAGGTCGTCAAGAATAAACTGGCCCCTCCTTTCCGTATCGCTGAGTTCGATATCATCTACGGAGAAGGGATCTCAAAAATGGGCGAGATCATCGACCTTGGTACCGACCACAATATCATCAAGAAAAGCGGTACCTGGTTCAGCTACGGGGAAACCAGGCTCGGCCAGGGAAGAGACACCGTGAAGAAACTGCTGATGGACAATCCCGAACTGGCACAGGAACTTGAAAAAAAGGTCAGGGAGGCCCTCACAGCCACTGCCTGA
- the bcp gene encoding thioredoxin-dependent thiol peroxidase, whose product MTTLKTGDKAPAFTATDQNGNRVALEDFKGKKVVLYFYPKDDTPGCTAEACNLRDNHQQLLGQGYQVIGVSADPLKSHQKFSAKFNLPFPLIPDTERTIINAYGVWGPKKFMGRSYDGIHRVTFVIDKDGTIEQIITKVDTQNHTEQILSRG is encoded by the coding sequence ATGACAACACTGAAAACCGGTGACAAGGCTCCAGCCTTCACCGCCACAGACCAGAACGGCAACAGGGTGGCACTTGAGGATTTCAAGGGAAAGAAGGTCGTTCTTTATTTCTACCCCAAGGACGACACACCCGGTTGTACGGCGGAAGCCTGCAACCTGCGCGACAATCATCAGCAACTGCTCGGCCAGGGGTACCAGGTCATCGGGGTGAGCGCCGATCCTCTCAAGTCGCACCAGAAATTCAGTGCCAAATTCAACCTCCCTTTCCCCCTCATCCCTGACACTGAACGAACCATCATCAACGCCTACGGTGTCTGGGGCCCGAAAAAATTCATGGGCAGATCCTACGATGGCATTCACCGGGTGACCTTTGTGATCGATAAGGATGGCACCATCGAACAAATCATCACAAAGGTCGATACGCAAAACCATACCGAGCAGATCCTGTCCCGGGGATAA
- the nth gene encoding endonuclease III translates to MTRKERFEGVIGYFTVHQPVAETELIYTSPYELMVAVILSGQCTDKRVNLITPLFFRRFPSIESLAEGEVSDVFELIRSCSYPNNKSRHLVGMARKLRDEYACQVPSEPEELQKLPGIGRKSANVIASVVFHKPALAVDTHVFRVSARLGLTYHAKNPLEAEKQLVQHIPEALIPIAHHWLILHGRYICQARRPRCEACGLTQWCRYYNRFLLTPG, encoded by the coding sequence ATGACGAGGAAGGAACGATTTGAGGGGGTGATCGGGTATTTCACCGTGCATCAGCCCGTTGCAGAGACCGAGCTCATCTACACAAGTCCCTATGAACTGATGGTGGCTGTCATCCTGTCGGGCCAGTGTACTGATAAGAGGGTGAACCTGATCACACCCTTATTCTTCAGGCGGTTCCCTTCCATCGAATCCCTTGCAGAGGGGGAGGTGAGCGATGTTTTTGAGCTGATCCGGAGCTGTTCATATCCTAACAATAAATCCCGCCACCTGGTTGGCATGGCAAGGAAACTGCGTGACGAGTATGCCTGCCAGGTGCCTTCCGAACCGGAGGAGCTTCAGAAGCTACCAGGCATAGGACGCAAGAGTGCCAACGTCATTGCTTCCGTTGTTTTCCATAAACCGGCCCTGGCCGTCGACACTCATGTTTTCCGTGTGTCTGCCCGTCTGGGACTCACGTATCATGCAAAAAACCCTCTTGAAGCGGAAAAACAACTCGTGCAGCATATTCCGGAAGCGCTGATCCCGATCGCCCACCACTGGCTGATCCTGCATGGCAGATACATCTGCCAGGCGCGGAGGCCCCGGTGCGAAGCGTGCGGTTTGACGCAGTGGTGCCGATATTACAACAGATTCTTGCTTACGCCGGGATGA
- a CDS encoding helix-turn-helix domain-containing protein: protein MLTQENLIVSLYALPVYQSLFYTLQLITFKRAFPSRKYIGLVLLIMSVVLILNAVHNLGYVHLTTVLSVFFTPLLLSILPVFFLYIYSLTNENQEVTGWSRHILFIFPVLGLLVNISAFGLLPVNERILIITGKVPMAGEAITDTFWMARAICRWAGPVLIVLQGIVAFMNARSLIRSEKLARQKDPGRSAYLQPAWIRMETISIVLFILAIAIPLLLTKVDPMAKAIFSNILLLTGGGLTGYYALRQDTLLVQVTALEKAISIPGGGRTAASGGVDADQYAQHSRSKPVIAPGESERIIHQIGELMSKDKPYLNANYSMSDLCHQLHIPRRQLTYVLNEVMGKNFYGVVNEYRMKEAIRIMEESVKKYTMEAIAEMAGFQSKSSFYACFKKYTGTSPKEYLETKS from the coding sequence ATGCTGACCCAGGAGAATTTAATCGTTTCTCTCTATGCCTTGCCTGTCTATCAGTCACTGTTCTATACGTTGCAGCTGATCACCTTCAAGAGAGCTTTCCCATCCCGCAAGTATATCGGTTTGGTGCTTCTGATCATGTCGGTCGTTTTAATCCTGAATGCCGTTCACAATCTGGGCTATGTCCATCTGACGACAGTCCTTTCTGTTTTTTTTACCCCCCTTCTGTTAAGCATACTGCCAGTTTTTTTCCTCTATATTTACTCGCTAACGAATGAGAATCAAGAAGTCACGGGCTGGTCGCGCCATATCCTTTTCATTTTTCCTGTTTTGGGGTTATTGGTGAACATTTCAGCATTCGGACTGCTTCCGGTGAATGAAAGGATTCTGATCATCACAGGGAAAGTTCCTATGGCAGGCGAAGCAATCACGGATACCTTTTGGATGGCCAGGGCGATCTGTCGTTGGGCAGGACCGGTGCTCATCGTTCTGCAGGGAATTGTGGCGTTTATGAACGCGAGGTCACTCATTAGGTCTGAAAAACTGGCCCGGCAAAAGGATCCTGGCCGCTCTGCCTACCTTCAACCCGCCTGGATCAGGATGGAGACCATCAGCATTGTTCTGTTCATACTGGCGATTGCAATACCCTTGCTTTTGACTAAAGTCGATCCTATGGCAAAAGCGATTTTTTCAAACATCCTGTTGCTTACGGGTGGCGGACTGACCGGTTACTATGCATTGCGACAGGATACCCTTCTGGTTCAGGTCACTGCCCTTGAGAAGGCCATTTCCATCCCGGGGGGTGGACGGACTGCTGCGTCCGGCGGAGTTGATGCGGATCAATACGCTCAGCATTCCCGCTCCAAACCGGTGATTGCCCCCGGAGAATCCGAAAGGATCATTCATCAGATCGGTGAGTTGATGTCGAAGGATAAACCGTATTTGAATGCGAACTATTCAATGAGCGACCTGTGCCATCAGTTGCATATCCCGCGGCGCCAGCTTACCTACGTACTCAATGAGGTCATGGGGAAGAATTTTTACGGTGTTGTGAACGAGTACAGGATGAAGGAAGCCATCAGGATCATGGAAGAAAGCGTAAAGAAATACACCATGGAAGCCATCGCTGAAATGGCCGGATTCCAATCCAAATCATCCTTCTATGCTTGTTTTAAAAAATATACGGGTACTTCGCCCAAGGAGTACCTGGAGACTAAATCATAA
- a CDS encoding archaeosortase/exosortase family protein yields the protein MTKKEARRQMLRQFLPLFYAILSWAAVMFILHLPSIQYDIIGFFVRFTIQSAVLFGKIFFIPIESPEFPLLRVGGFQMAVIMECTAYNFYIFTIFLSLFSPVSWKQRLITLAIFMPSIFVINNLRFVSMGYIGKYYPAQFDQVHDYIWNILFGFLIFLIWLWRYYRNLPGGSQVARKPSDGVTDPASSGTS from the coding sequence ATGACCAAAAAGGAAGCCCGCCGGCAGATGCTTCGGCAGTTCCTGCCCCTTTTTTACGCCATTTTGTCGTGGGCCGCCGTGATGTTCATCCTCCATCTGCCCTCCATCCAGTATGACATCATCGGTTTTTTCGTTCGGTTTACCATCCAGAGCGCTGTTCTGTTTGGCAAGATCTTTTTCATTCCTATTGAAAGCCCTGAATTCCCTCTGTTGAGGGTCGGTGGTTTTCAAATGGCCGTCATCATGGAATGTACCGCCTACAATTTTTATATTTTTACGATCTTCCTGAGTCTTTTTTCACCAGTCAGCTGGAAACAACGATTGATCACCCTGGCCATCTTTATGCCCTCGATCTTTGTGATCAATAACCTCAGGTTTGTCAGCATGGGATACATCGGAAAGTATTACCCGGCCCAGTTTGATCAGGTACACGATTATATATGGAATATTCTTTTTGGATTCCTGATTTTTCTGATCTGGTTATGGCGATATTACCGTAACCTTCCGGGAGGCAGCCAGGTTGCCCGCAAACCTTCAGATGGCGTTACTGACCCAGCCTCGTCAGGAACATCCTGA
- a CDS encoding sigma-70 family RNA polymerase sigma factor, protein MQTSEISDQELIGAYLSGNETSLEILIHRHKKRVYAYILMVVKDPELADDIFQDTFIKVINTLRTGTYKEEGKFIQWVMRIAHNLVIDHFRKSRRIPVVDNCHDDFDIFDTLRYGDASVEERIITEQVHADLRKLVDCLPKEQREVLIMRHYADMSFKDIAEQTDVSINTALGRMRYALINLRKMIREKDLIS, encoded by the coding sequence ATGCAAACTAGCGAAATTAGCGATCAGGAGCTAATCGGCGCGTATTTATCCGGTAATGAGACCAGCCTCGAAATCCTTATCCACCGTCACAAGAAGCGTGTTTACGCCTATATCCTGATGGTAGTCAAGGATCCGGAACTTGCCGATGATATTTTCCAGGATACCTTCATTAAAGTGATCAACACCCTCCGGACGGGAACCTACAAGGAGGAGGGGAAATTTATCCAGTGGGTGATGCGGATTGCCCATAACCTGGTCATCGATCATTTTAGAAAATCCAGGCGGATACCGGTTGTTGACAATTGCCATGATGATTTTGACATCTTTGATACGCTGCGTTATGGTGATGCTTCCGTGGAGGAGAGGATCATCACCGAACAGGTGCATGCCGATCTCCGGAAACTCGTCGACTGCCTACCAAAAGAACAGCGGGAAGTGCTGATCATGCGTCATTATGCCGACATGAGCTTCAAGGACATTGCCGAGCAGACCGACGTCAGTATCAACACAGCACTGGGCAGGATGCGCTATGCACTGATCAACCTGCGGAAAATGATCAGGGAAAAAGATCTCATCAGCTAA
- the uvrA gene encoding excinuclease ABC subunit UvrA codes for MLFDSLENLDPHDFILIKGARVHNLKNLSVALPRNKLIVITGLSGSGKSSLAFDTLYADGQRRYVESLSSYARQFLGRMSKPEVDFIRGIAPAIAIEQKVNNRNPRSTVGTSTEIYEYLKLLYARIGTTFSPVSGNQVKRHTVTDVVDHVQTLEPGTRFLIQCPLIIKAKRTLKEQLSVLLQQGFNKISIQQEMIRIEDFLSDSYAGPVPDTCYLVIDRMVCQHGKEDLLARIADSAELAFYEGDGCCVVESIGEDERKVVVFTNRFELDGMTFEEPSPNLFSFNNPYGACKRCEGFGSIIGIDEDLVIPNKSLSVYEDAIACWRGEKMSEWKDVLVMNAYRFGFPIYKPFYELTDEQKELLWTGNEYFSGLNDFFNYVEEQTYKIQYRVMLSRYRGKTVCPECKGTRLRMDANYVKVGGKSISDTVLMPVSQALSFFRNLKLASTHRVAANRLLTEITNRLQYLEDVGLGYLTLNRLASSLSGGESQRINLATSLGSNLVGSMYILDEPSIGLHPRDTYRLIRVLLQLRDLGNTVIVVEHDEDIIRAADQIIDIGPMAGSHGGELVFQGDYDELLHDNSSLTGQYLSHKQMIPLPAIRRTWKDFIEVSGAREHNLKGISVRFPLQVFTCVTGVSGSGKTTLVKKILFAALKKIHGGYAEKTGKFDKLDGDIQRIGNIELVDQNPIGRSTRSNPATYVKAYDDIRQLFADQQLARIRGYKPGFFSFNVPGGRCEECEGEGTVKIEMQFMADIYLKCESCDGKRFREEVLDVRYRDNTISDVLDLTVSQAIHLFGSHKKKNSIESRIVGKLQPLEDVGLGYLKLGQSSSTLSGGEAQRTKLAYFLAKGATEVPTFFIFDEPTTGLHFHDIHKLLDAFHALIERGHTILVIEHNLEVIKCADWIIDLGPEGGDEGGTVVFTGTPEDMVTANGTHTALYLRQKLSPESIH; via the coding sequence ATGTTGTTCGATTCACTGGAAAACCTTGATCCGCATGATTTTATCCTCATCAAGGGAGCACGGGTTCATAACCTGAAAAACCTCTCTGTTGCTCTTCCACGCAATAAGCTTATTGTCATAACGGGTCTCTCCGGTTCAGGCAAATCATCACTCGCCTTCGACACCCTCTACGCCGATGGACAGCGACGCTATGTAGAAAGTCTGAGCTCCTACGCCCGGCAGTTTCTGGGCAGGATGAGCAAACCGGAGGTGGATTTCATCAGGGGGATCGCCCCGGCCATAGCCATCGAACAGAAAGTCAATAACCGGAATCCCCGCTCAACGGTTGGAACATCCACGGAAATCTATGAATACCTCAAGCTGTTGTATGCCCGTATCGGAACAACGTTCTCCCCGGTTTCCGGCAACCAGGTCAAACGACATACGGTTACGGATGTCGTTGATCATGTTCAGACCCTTGAGCCTGGAACAAGGTTTTTGATCCAATGCCCGCTGATCATCAAAGCGAAGAGGACGCTCAAAGAACAGCTGTCTGTCTTATTGCAGCAGGGATTCAACAAGATTTCCATCCAGCAGGAAATGATCAGGATTGAAGATTTTCTTTCGGATTCCTACGCCGGGCCGGTGCCTGACACTTGCTACCTGGTGATCGACAGGATGGTATGCCAGCATGGTAAAGAAGATCTGCTGGCCCGCATTGCTGACTCGGCAGAGCTGGCATTCTATGAAGGGGATGGATGCTGCGTGGTGGAGTCCATCGGTGAAGATGAAAGGAAGGTGGTTGTTTTCACGAATCGTTTTGAGCTGGACGGAATGACGTTTGAAGAACCCAGCCCCAACCTGTTCAGTTTCAACAATCCCTATGGAGCCTGCAAACGGTGCGAGGGATTCGGAAGCATCATCGGCATCGATGAGGACCTGGTCATTCCCAACAAGAGCCTGTCGGTTTATGAGGATGCCATTGCCTGCTGGAGGGGAGAAAAGATGAGTGAGTGGAAGGATGTTCTCGTGATGAATGCCTACCGGTTCGGATTCCCTATCTACAAACCCTTCTACGAGCTGACCGATGAACAGAAAGAACTCTTGTGGACAGGGAATGAATATTTCAGCGGTTTGAATGATTTTTTCAACTATGTGGAAGAACAGACCTACAAGATCCAGTACCGTGTCATGCTGAGCCGTTACCGGGGAAAGACGGTCTGCCCCGAGTGCAAGGGAACCCGGTTGAGGATGGATGCCAACTATGTGAAGGTTGGAGGAAAATCCATCTCGGATACCGTATTGATGCCGGTGAGCCAGGCACTTTCCTTTTTCAGGAACCTGAAGCTCGCCTCAACCCACAGGGTTGCTGCAAACCGCCTGCTGACAGAGATCACCAACCGGTTGCAATACCTGGAGGATGTGGGGCTTGGATACCTGACACTGAACCGCCTTGCCTCCAGTCTGTCAGGGGGGGAATCGCAGCGTATCAACCTGGCGACCTCGCTGGGCAGCAACCTGGTAGGCTCCATGTACATCCTGGACGAACCCAGCATCGGCCTGCATCCGCGTGACACCTATCGTTTGATACGCGTTCTGCTGCAACTGCGCGATCTTGGCAACACGGTGATCGTGGTGGAACATGATGAAGACATCATCCGCGCAGCGGACCAGATCATCGATATTGGCCCGATGGCCGGAAGCCACGGAGGTGAGCTCGTGTTTCAGGGTGATTACGATGAGCTCCTCCACGACAACAGCAGCCTCACCGGGCAATACCTTTCCCACAAGCAAATGATCCCGTTGCCTGCGATCAGGAGAACGTGGAAAGATTTCATTGAGGTTTCCGGTGCCAGGGAACATAACCTGAAAGGTATTTCGGTCCGTTTTCCCTTGCAGGTATTTACCTGTGTTACCGGCGTCAGCGGGTCAGGAAAGACAACGCTGGTCAAAAAAATCCTCTTTGCAGCATTGAAGAAAATCCACGGCGGATATGCAGAAAAAACGGGCAAATTCGATAAACTTGACGGTGACATTCAGCGCATAGGAAACATTGAACTGGTGGACCAGAATCCCATCGGAAGATCCACGCGTTCCAATCCGGCCACGTACGTGAAAGCCTACGATGATATCCGCCAGTTGTTTGCTGATCAGCAACTGGCCAGGATCAGGGGATACAAACCCGGTTTCTTCTCGTTCAATGTCCCCGGTGGGCGCTGTGAAGAATGCGAGGGTGAAGGCACCGTAAAGATCGAAATGCAGTTCATGGCCGACATTTACCTGAAATGTGAGAGCTGTGATGGCAAACGGTTCCGCGAGGAAGTGCTGGATGTCAGGTACAGGGACAATACCATCAGTGACGTTCTGGATCTGACTGTTTCCCAGGCGATCCATCTCTTCGGAAGCCATAAAAAGAAAAATTCGATCGAAAGCAGGATCGTGGGCAAACTGCAACCACTTGAAGATGTCGGACTGGGTTATCTCAAGCTGGGGCAATCTTCCAGCACGTTGAGCGGAGGCGAGGCGCAACGAACAAAACTGGCCTATTTCCTGGCAAAGGGAGCGACCGAAGTACCCACCTTTTTCATTTTTGATGAACCCACCACCGGGCTTCACTTTCACGACATCCACAAACTTCTGGACGCATTTCACGCATTGATCGAACGCGGGCATACCATTCTGGTCATCGAACATAACCTGGAGGTCATCAAATGTGCCGACTGGATCATTGACCTCGGGCCGGAGGGTGGCGATGAAGGCGGGACCGTTGTCTTCACGGGCACTCCGGAAGACATGGTTACTGCCAACGGAACCCATACAGCCCTTTATCTGCGGCAAAAACTTTCTCCTGAATCCATCCATTAA